Genomic segment of Kingella negevensis:
GATTGCAGGCTTCAAAGCCATTTTGAGCGGCGAATACGACCACTTGCCAGAACAAGCGTTCTACATGGTGGGCGGCATTGAAGAAGCTGTTGAAAAAGCCAAAACCGTAAACTAAGGAGATAGGCATGAGTGTCATGCACGTTGAAGTAGTGAGTGGCGAAGAGAATATTTATTCAGGTAAAGCCAGCTTTGTGGTTGTTCCAACCGTAGCTGGCGAACTGGGTATTTTCCCTCGCCATGAACCAATCATGAGTTTGGTTCGACCAGGTGCATTGCGTTTAACCGTGCCTAATTCTCAGGAAGAAGTCTTGGTTGCAGTATCGGGCGGTGTGCTGGAAGTGCAGCCTGATAAAATCACGGTTTTAGCCGATGTTGCTATTCGCAGCGCAGAAATGGACGCAGCGCGTGCTGAAGAAGCGAAACGTGCCGCAGAAAATAATCTGTCGCAAGCGAAAGACGGCGAAGCAAAAGCAAAAGCCCAAGCTGCATTAGCAGCGGCAATTGCAGAGCTGAAAACATTGGATTACTTGCGTAATCGCAAAAAATAAGCAGTCTAAAAAGCAGCCTGAAAATATTTTTTCAGGCTGCTTTTGTTTTAATAATGCGGTGGTACTTCATCAGCCAAACTGTATGGCTTGCTGTTTGCACTTTCAGATTGCTGCTGCATTTTATTGTATAACACGCGAAGCTGCGCTTGCTGCAAATCCAGCGCGTCTTGCATTTTGGCAACAGTATCATTTAATGATTGCAACAGTTCATCTTGCAACGCTACACGGATTTCTAATTCAATTATTCGGTCTTCAAGTTCGTTCATTTTGATGTTCTCATAAAATTTCAGGCTGCCTGAATATAATCAAGCAACCTGAAATTATAGCGGATTATTTACAAAACTAACGATGCAATCCAACCCGCAATAAACAGCGGAATATTGTAGTGCAAGAAAGTTGGGATTACGCTATCGCGCATGTGGTCGTGTTGACCGTCCACATTCAAGCCCATTGTTGGACCTAATGTAGAGTCAGACGCTGGCGAACCTGCATCGCCCAATGCACCTGCTGTACCGATAATCGCCACAGTTGCCAAAGGCGAAAAACCTAAGCCCACGCACAATGGCACATAAATCGCAGTAATAATCGGCAAAGTGGAGAACGAACTACCAATCCCCATAGTTACCAACAAACCAACCATCAACATGGCAAATGCTGCCGCCGCTTTGCTACCCGCAAACATAGATGCGCTCGCTTCAACCAATGGCTGAATTTGGTTGGTCGCTTTCATCACTTCCGCGAAACCTTGTGCTGCAATCATGATAAAGCCCACCATCGCCATCATTTGAATACCTTTGTTGAACACACTATCTGCGTCCGAACGGCGAACCACGCCCAACATCATAAACACTGAAAAGCCCAACAAAGCACCCAACATCAACGCGTCGCTGTAAATCAACTGAATGGCAAAGCAAGCCAAAATCGCCACGCCCGCCACCACGCTGCGGTAGGTAGAAACTTCAGGTGTTTTTGCGGCAGAAGTTTCATTGTCAGTATCCACTTGTCTATCTTGATAAATGCGCGGTTTGCGATAGTGAACAAATGCCAGCAGCAAGCCTGTAAGCATACCCAAAGCAGGAATTGCCATAGCTTGCATAATATTGATGTTTTTCACGTCCAAGCCAGCTTTAGCAATGTTTGCCAACAAAATTTCATTCAAGAAAATCGCACCGAAACCGTATGGCAAAAACATATAAGTGGTGGTTAAACCAAACGTCATCACGCAAGCCAGCAAACGGCGGTCGATTTGCAAACGGTTAAACATCATCAACAATGGCGGTACAATCATTGGAATAAACGCAATGTGAATTGGCACAATGTTTTGGCTCATAATGCCCATTGCCAACACACCTAGCAACAAGCTCCATTTAACTGCATTCACACCAGACGGAATCACATCTTTGCGACCTTGCGCATCAATTTTGCGAATCACTGCACCTGCCACTTGGTGTGGTAAACCAGAGTGAGAAATCGCCATCGCAAACGCGCCCAGCATCGCATACGACAAGGCAATCCCTGCACCATTTTGCAGACCAGATTGAAAATGCGACATCACGCCTTTTTGTGTAACCGTACCCGCTGCATCCACAATATCCGTTAAAGGCAAGCCTGCCGACAAACCGCCAGCAAATGCCCCAATTACCAAACTCAAAACAACGTGAACCCGCGATACCGATAAAACCAGCATCACAATCACGCCTATCATGACAGCATTCATAGCTTTTTCCTTTCTTATTTTTCAGGCTGCGTTTTGCAACCCATGTATGTTAATTTATTTTAATATATGAAACATTTTACAACAAAATAACATCATAAATTAACATAAATTAACAACTCAATAGTAAACTTCATTTTCAGGCTGCATTTATTAGAATATTTCTTGCTAATTTATCAATTTCGCGCAATAAAATTATTCGCAGCCTGAAAAAATCATTCCAAAACGTCCCAATTTTGGTCGTTTACGCGAACACCATCGCCAAATGGTCTATCCTTGCGCGGACGCTCATTGTCAAACGCACGTACAAACTCCATCAATTCCGCATCAGAAACAGGCAAGTGTTCCAAATCGTCCACAGAAAAGCCCTCTGCATAGCGGCTTTCGCTGACAGGCAGTCCTGTCGCAGCCTGAAAAAACTCCACATGATTGATTTTAAATTTTGCCCAGCTATCGTCCAGTAACTCCAATAACGCCGCATTTTCCTGCGCAAATAACGCCAATTGCTCCTCACTCGCTTCAGGCTGCCAACTGCGCAAACGTTCAATATTCATCATTTTCTCCATAAAAACATTGCAATAAATTAACTTATTCAATCAAAATAATGATAAAATTCAGGTTAATTTTCTATCAGTGATGTATACAGCTGCATTTTAAGACATCATTGAGGATATTGACACACTTCAATTTAAAACTTTAAGGAGTACTTATGGATGAAGAAATGATGGTTCCCCTCCTTCTCGCCGTTGGTGTCGTCTGTGGTTTAGTTGCTTTTTTAGTTAAAAACAAACAAAAATCAGGCGATAGCAATAGCAAAAAAGGTCGTGGTTCTCCTTCTGCTAAAAAGAAAGCAAAAGGTAAAAAATCTAAAAATGATGTTGATGATGAGCCAATAGAAAAAACTGATGAATCATCAGAAGCTGCTGAAGAAAATTGGGAAGAATGGGGCTCTGCCACTGCTTCTGCAAACGTGGTTGATGATACCAAAGTTTCCGTTCAAGACGTAGACGCACTAACCGAATTCAACGTATACAAACAGTTCGGTTACTATGACAAAGCAGCCACTTCATTAGCTGCATACATGGAAAAAACACAACGTCGCGATAGCCAAATGGCGAACGACTTGGTTTCTCTGTGGTTGCAAGCTAAAGATGTAGAAGCAGCAGCCAGCGCAATTGCACAACAGCAAGATTTGTTATCTACTGAAGAATTAACCGAATATATCAAACAAGGCTTAGCCCTAGATGAAAACCATTTGGGTTTACGCGTATTAGCTGAAACCAAATTGGGTTGGACAGTTAAGAAAACTGCTGAAGAGATTGGCGAAAAAGCTGCACCACAGCAAGCAGCCAAACCAGAAGCACCTACTCGTCGCAAATCCAATGCAGAAATCGAAGCAGCCGCAGCTGCAGCCGCTCTTGCTGCACGTAAACCACTTATTGCTGGTAACGGTGTGATTTCCAACATTACCAACGATGAAAAAGGTGCAGTTTTGGCATTTATGCAGCCTGAACAAGGTGTGAAATTACTGAAAGACTCTTTGAGCTACGACGCTGCAATCAAATACTTGAACAAAGCTATTCGCAGTTCAGACAAACCAGCTTCATTGCTGATTGATGCTTTGACTTTGGACTACCACGCTAAAAATATCAATGGTTTCGCAGGACACTTGTGGAACTTGTATTACAGCTTAGGCAAATATGGTCGCCAAGTAAAAGAACGTATGTTGGGCTGGGGCTACAGCATGGGTCAGCACCCAGTGTTTGAACAACTGGAAAATAATCCAAATGAAGCGATTTTGCGCGATTTGGGTATTCAACAAGGTTGGTTAGACGGTGGCAGCCTGAAAAAAGCTCGCTATCAAGCATTAGTAACAGAAAAAGCAGACGTATCTGGTGAACCTAGAACTGCCGCAGAACGTATCTTGAAAGAAGCTGAATCTTTACTAATGTATGGTCAGTTAGAAGGCTCTATGGAAATGCTTGAAAAAGCAATTATTGACCATCCACAAGAGTCGCAACTTTATATTACCTTGTTTGACTTGTATGAACGCGCAGAAGAGTGGGAACGCTTAGAAAATCTGCTTCAAGAACTTCGCGGTCAAGTTCAAACATTACCAGAAGAAGTGGTATTGGCAATGAGCCAATTACTGCAACGATTAAATAACGGCTCATTCGGACACTAATAATGATGAATCAAGACTTACCACGTGTAAAAACGGTGAAATTGTTGTTTGTTGCCATGGACGACCAGCAACAAGCCATGTTCAAAATGGCATTTAAGATGCACAGCACAACAAACTATCAAGTAATTAACTCTGGTTCAGGTGAAAAACCAGATTTGGTTATTGTTGATGGTGATAGCCCAAATGGTTTAGCTACTTGGCAAAAAGCCAAAAATACCTTTTCAGGCAACGTTGTGGTGTATTTCTCTAAATCACCACCTTCAGTAACCGCACCTTATCTTGCTAAACCGATTAAATTTGATACGCTCTTCTTAAGTTTGCGTAACTTATTGCAAGGTAACGGCGTATGGGTTGTTCGTAGCGGTAGCGTACCACAAGCGAATAACCCATTAGCTGCGCAATCTGCTTCAGCAGCACAGCCGGCAGCCTCAGCACAAAATGCCAATAGAACAGGTGAAGTAGTTATTCCTCGCTTTGACCCTCGTGTCGGCGTGTTAGGTGCTTTCCGTGATGCCATTGCTCATCAACGCGATACTGCTATCTTAATTGATGACAAGCCTGTATTAGCCGTATTCCCAGCAGCACAAAAAGTTTGGGTTGCAGTAGATTCAGAGCAATTAAAAGCCTTCTGTCGTCAAGAGCACCCAAATATTAAATTGAAACAAATTCCTGAAGGTAGCAACATTCAAGAGCGTTGTAATGCAACTGTTACTTCTTGCATGTGGCAAGTTGCCCTATGGACAGCAAACGGACGCTTGGTACACCCTATTAATCCAAATACCGTATTTAGATTAAAAAGCTGGCCAAACTTAACTCGTTTAACACCAGTGCCTGAGTCTATGCGCTTATCAGCATTTCTAACGAAAACATCTGTTAGTTTAAATATGCTTTATAAATTAATGCCTTTAGACATGGCTGATATTTTGAACTACATTGCAGCAACTTATTTGACAGATTATTTAACAGTTACTCAACAAGTTAATGAAACTGCTCAATCTGCAAAACATGCCACAGTAAACACAGCAACAGCAGCCCCTCGCCAAGAACAGGTCAAAGCGGCAACTGCTTCTGCTAGTCATGCTCAACAAAAATCAGGTGGCTTGTTAAGTCGTTTAATGAAAAAATTGCTGAATAAATAAGAGGTATTTACCATGTTGGTAGAAAATAAGATTATTTTTACAGGTCCAGTAGGTGTAGGTAAAACTACAGCTATTGCCTCACTCTCAGATGAACCGCCAGTGCAGACGGATGCTAGTGCATCAGATATGACCTCTGTTCGTAAAGGTTACACAACCGTTGCGATGGACTACGGTTTAATCCAGCTTGATGAAAATACAAAAATTCACTTATATGGCACGCCAGGTCAAGAACGTTTCGACTTCATGTGGGACATTTTGAGCCAGGGCAGTATGGGTTTGATTTTGTTATTGGATAACACTCGTGGTAATCCTCTGAAAGATTTGAAATTCTTTTTAGACTCTTTCTCTGATTTGTTGAAAACTGCCCCTTTAGTGGTTGGTGTAACAAAAATGGATATTCGTGCCATTCCAGGTATTGATGTTTACCAAAAATACTTGGCTCAACATGGTTTGAATGTTCCCGTTTTTGAAGTAGATGCCCGCAGCGAAGAAGACGTAAAACAATTAGTAACAGCCATGCTGTTCCAAATTGACCCAGGTTTAGAGGTATAAAATGGAATCTACTCTTTCACTACAAACAAATCTCTACCCGCATATCACCCCAGCAGGTGCGTTTTATGCGGTTGCAAACAAAAGTGCCAGCGCAAGTCGTACATTGTTGGCAAACATTTTGCAAGCAAACAGCAATGAAGCCATTACACAAGAAAAATTATTGCAATGGTCTGAAACAGATGATGTTGATTCAGCGCTGAACTTGCTCTACCGTTTGCAACGTTTGGAATTTTTATATGGCGGTGAATCTCCTGCAGAAGTGCCTGCATTGCAAGATGACACATTGCAAAATTTATTGCCTCACATGTCAGACAGTCAAAAAGCTTTGTTGATTGACCAAGATGGCTTTTACTTTGCTAACTCAGGTTTCCACCATGAAGCTGCGGAAGAAGTTGCAATTTTAGCAAGCGAAGCTATTCGCTTATCTGAGCGCCACGCATTGTTGATTAAAAACAACTTGAACATTTATCAAAATGCATGGGGCTTGTGTGACCCAACAGGTCAAAGCGAATTAACTTTCTTCCCTATTTACATCAAAGATGCCAAATACATTTTGGTAACAGGTGGTACACCTCAACTGCATAAAGAAGCTTTCATACAACTCGTTCGAGCCTTATATCAAACTGCCGATGCAGCTGCGAATTTAGGTAATGCTTTATAAGAATTTGACTGGAAATAAACAAAATGCATGAACAACTCTTAACTTCCGTATTGAGCGACTTGAACAGCTCATCTGTTGATATTACATCTTCAGCAATCATTTCTACCGACGGCTTGCCAATCGCTCACTTATTGCCGGCCAACATTGACCCAGACCGTGTAGGTGCGATGTCTGCAGCATTGTTAGCATTGGGTAACCGTACTACTCAAGAATTGGCTTGCGGTGAATTGGAACAAGTAATAGTAAAAGGTAAACTGGGTTATACTTTGCTAATTCAAGCAGGTGGTACAAACGTATTGTGTTTAACCGCAAAAGAAAGCGCGAAATTGGGCTTGATTTTGTTGGACGCACGCCGTGCCGCTCGTAGCGTAGTAGACATCACTAAATAACCTTTTCAGGCTGCGTCTTAAAGCAAAAAATTATTTTGCACGAAAAAACTTGACGTATAAAATAATTCATGGTTTAATACAAAACTTAACGGCCAGATAGCTCAGTCGGTAGAGCAACGGATTGAAAATCCGTGTGTCGGCAGTTCGATCCTGCCTC
This window contains:
- a CDS encoding F0F1 ATP synthase subunit epsilon, translating into MSVMHVEVVSGEENIYSGKASFVVVPTVAGELGIFPRHEPIMSLVRPGALRLTVPNSQEEVLVAVSGGVLEVQPDKITVLADVAIRSAEMDAARAEEAKRAAENNLSQAKDGEAKAKAQAALAAAIAELKTLDYLRNRKK
- a CDS encoding SlyX family protein — its product is MNELEDRIIELEIRVALQDELLQSLNDTVAKMQDALDLQQAQLRVLYNKMQQQSESANSKPYSLADEVPPHY
- a CDS encoding Na+/H+ antiporter family protein; translation: MNAVMIGVIVMLVLSVSRVHVVLSLVIGAFAGGLSAGLPLTDIVDAAGTVTQKGVMSHFQSGLQNGAGIALSYAMLGAFAMAISHSGLPHQVAGAVIRKIDAQGRKDVIPSGVNAVKWSLLLGVLAMGIMSQNIVPIHIAFIPMIVPPLLMMFNRLQIDRRLLACVMTFGLTTTYMFLPYGFGAIFLNEILLANIAKAGLDVKNINIMQAMAIPALGMLTGLLLAFVHYRKPRIYQDRQVDTDNETSAAKTPEVSTYRSVVAGVAILACFAIQLIYSDALMLGALLGFSVFMMLGVVRRSDADSVFNKGIQMMAMVGFIMIAAQGFAEVMKATNQIQPLVEASASMFAGSKAAAAFAMLMVGLLVTMGIGSSFSTLPIITAIYVPLCVGLGFSPLATVAIIGTAGALGDAGSPASDSTLGPTMGLNVDGQHDHMRDSVIPTFLHYNIPLFIAGWIASLVL
- a CDS encoding GTP-binding protein, with translation MVENKIIFTGPVGVGKTTAIASLSDEPPVQTDASASDMTSVRKGYTTVAMDYGLIQLDENTKIHLYGTPGQERFDFMWDILSQGSMGLILLLDNTRGNPLKDLKFFLDSFSDLLKTAPLVVGVTKMDIRAIPGIDVYQKYLAQHGLNVPVFEVDARSEEDVKQLVTAMLFQIDPGLEV
- a CDS encoding roadblock/LC7 domain-containing protein, producing the protein MHEQLLTSVLSDLNSSSVDITSSAIISTDGLPIAHLLPANIDPDRVGAMSAALLALGNRTTQELACGELEQVIVKGKLGYTLLIQAGGTNVLCLTAKESAKLGLILLDARRAARSVVDITK